A genome region from Arthrobacter agilis includes the following:
- a CDS encoding carbohydrate ABC transporter permease has product MKTRPNYLAGIGSFIWLLIVAIPLYVMLSGTFQTREEFGDNGPLSFPSSFTLQNYADAITSGFGRYFLNTVVVTVGVVAIVLLLVPPLSYAIVRSRSRAASFVFRFFLLGLAIPAQAVIVPVFYLINTVGLYDNLIGVILPTAAFALPICTLILSGTMRDITGELYEAMAMDGASPARAFFRLVLPLSKGGISTIAVFSALQAWNGFLFPLILTQSESTRVVTLGLFNFQTQYGINIPGLLAAVTLSMVPVLLVYLFARRALVQGLMGAGGK; this is encoded by the coding sequence ATGAAGACCCGCCCCAATTACCTCGCCGGTATCGGCTCCTTCATCTGGCTGCTGATCGTCGCGATCCCCCTGTACGTGATGCTCTCGGGCACCTTCCAGACGCGTGAGGAGTTCGGGGACAACGGCCCGCTGTCCTTCCCCTCGAGCTTCACGCTGCAGAACTACGCGGATGCCATCACCAGCGGGTTCGGCCGGTACTTCCTGAACACGGTGGTAGTGACGGTCGGCGTCGTCGCGATCGTCCTGCTGCTCGTCCCGCCGCTCAGCTACGCGATCGTGCGCAGCCGGAGCCGTGCGGCGTCGTTCGTGTTCCGCTTCTTCCTGCTGGGGCTCGCGATCCCCGCGCAGGCCGTGATCGTCCCGGTGTTCTACCTGATCAACACGGTGGGACTCTACGACAACCTGATCGGCGTCATCCTCCCGACGGCGGCGTTCGCCCTGCCCATCTGCACGCTGATCCTCAGCGGCACGATGCGCGACATCACGGGCGAGCTGTACGAGGCGATGGCCATGGACGGCGCCAGCCCCGCCCGGGCCTTCTTCCGGCTGGTCCTGCCGCTGTCCAAGGGCGGGATCTCCACGATCGCGGTCTTCTCCGCGCTCCAGGCGTGGAACGGCTTCCTGTTCCCCCTGATCCTGACCCAGTCCGAGAGCACCCGCGTGGTGACCCTCGGCCTCTTCAACTTCCAGACCCAGTACGGCATCAACATCCCGGGGCTGCTCGCCGCCGTGACCCTCTCGATGGTGCCCGTGCTGCTCGTCTACCTGTTTGCGCGCCGCGCGCTTGTCCAGGGCCTCATGGGCGCTGGCGGAAAGTGA